One genomic window of Citrobacter sp. Marseille-Q6884 includes the following:
- the zraR gene encoding sigma-54-dependent response regulator transcription factor ZraR, which yields MTRRKIDILVVDDDISHCTILQALLRGWGYDVSLAYNGRAALERVREHVFDLVLCDVRMAEMDGIETLKEIKALNPAIPILIMTAFSSVETAVEVLKAGAQDYLIKPLDFDQLQETLETSLAHTRDCTVDSPSAPAVQFGMIGKSPAMQQLLSEIAMVAPSDATVLIHGDSGTGKELVARALHASSPRRDKPLVTLNCAALNESLLESELFGHEKGAFTGADKRREGRFVEADGGTLFLDEIGDISPLMQVRLLRAIQEREVQRVGSNQTLAVDVRLIAATHRDLAEEVSAGRFRQDLYYRLNVVTIEMPALCQRREDIPLLADHFLQCFAKRNRKMVKGFTPQAMDLLIHYDWPGNIRELENAIERAVVLLTGEYISERELPMAIAATPVKAENGLAIQPLVDVEKEVILAALEKTGGNKTEAARQLGITRKTLLAKISR from the coding sequence ATGACGCGCAGAAAGATCGATATTTTGGTTGTTGATGATGACATCAGCCACTGCACTATTTTACAGGCGCTGCTTCGTGGTTGGGGTTATGACGTCTCGCTGGCCTATAACGGTCGGGCGGCACTGGAGCGGGTGCGTGAGCATGTCTTTGATCTGGTGCTGTGTGACGTGCGTATGGCCGAGATGGACGGCATCGAAACGCTGAAAGAGATCAAAGCTCTGAATCCGGCGATCCCCATTTTGATTATGACGGCATTTTCCAGTGTTGAGACGGCGGTGGAGGTGCTTAAAGCCGGGGCGCAGGACTATTTAATTAAGCCGCTGGACTTTGATCAACTGCAAGAGACACTGGAAACGTCGCTGGCGCACACAAGGGACTGCACCGTTGATTCACCTTCTGCACCGGCGGTGCAATTTGGCATGATTGGCAAAAGCCCGGCGATGCAACAGTTGCTCAGTGAGATTGCGATGGTGGCGCCTTCGGATGCAACGGTGCTGATTCATGGTGACTCCGGTACCGGAAAAGAGCTGGTGGCGCGTGCGCTCCATGCCAGCAGCCCGCGTCGCGATAAACCACTGGTAACGCTGAATTGTGCAGCGCTCAACGAATCGTTACTGGAGTCAGAGTTGTTTGGCCATGAAAAAGGGGCGTTTACCGGGGCCGACAAACGCCGGGAAGGGCGCTTTGTTGAGGCTGATGGCGGTACGTTATTTCTCGATGAAATTGGTGATATTTCACCGTTGATGCAGGTGCGCCTGCTGCGGGCGATCCAGGAGCGGGAAGTTCAGCGAGTGGGCAGTAATCAGACCCTTGCCGTCGATGTTCGGTTGATAGCCGCAACGCATCGCGATTTGGCAGAGGAAGTTAGCGCCGGGCGTTTTCGCCAGGATCTCTACTACCGCCTGAATGTGGTGACCATTGAAATGCCCGCGCTTTGCCAGCGTCGGGAAGATATTCCGCTACTGGCCGACCACTTTCTACAGTGTTTTGCAAAGCGTAATCGCAAAATGGTGAAAGGCTTTACCCCGCAGGCAATGGATCTGCTCATCCACTACGATTGGCCAGGGAATATCCGCGAATTGGAAAACGCCATTGAGCGAGCCGTGGTTTTGCTGACGGGGGAGTACATTTCTGAACGGGAGTTGCCGATGGCGATTGCCGCGACGCCAGTAAAAGCCGAAAACGGTCTGGCGATCCAACCGCTGGTGGATGTCGAAAAAGAGGTGATTCTTGCGGCGCTGGAGAAAACGGGCGGCAACAAAACCGAAGCCGCCCGTCAATTAGGGATCACGCGTAAAACGCTGTTGGCGAAAATTTCGCGTTAG
- the zraP gene encoding zinc resistance sensor/chaperone ZraP: MKRNNKLALVVLSLMALGSTPALAQHHWGYGDGMQQRNGTPMTTEQQAAAQKIYDDYYSQTSALRQQLTSKRYEYNALLTASSPDSAKINAVAKEMASLNQSLDEQRVKRDVAMAQAGVPRGAGMGYGGCGGGGNHRGGGHMGMGHW, translated from the coding sequence ATGAAACGGAATAATAAACTGGCGCTGGTTGTACTCTCGCTAATGGCCCTGGGCTCTACCCCGGCGCTGGCACAACATCACTGGGGATATGGTGATGGTATGCAACAACGTAACGGGACGCCAATGACCACCGAGCAGCAGGCAGCGGCCCAGAAAATCTATGATGATTACTATTCACAGACCAGCGCGTTACGCCAACAGCTGACCTCCAAACGGTATGAATACAACGCGTTATTAACGGCCAGTTCGCCGGACAGTGCAAAAATTAACGCAGTCGCAAAAGAGATGGCATCGCTGAATCAGTCACTGGACGAGCAGCGTGTTAAGCGCGATGTCGCGATGGCGCAAGCGGGCGTACCACGTGGAGCAGGAATGGGCTATGGCGGTTGCGGTGGTGGCGGTAACCATCGCGGTGGAGGTCATATGGGAATGGGCCACTGGTAA
- a CDS encoding DUF1481 domain-containing protein produces MNSFNEGAVSPLLSIWRHTLWLSGVLLLSACSRHSELPPFTASGYVGDQGAVRVWRKDSGDDVHLLSVFSPWRHGTTTTSEYRWQGDSLSLIELNVYSQPPEHIRIRFDDRGELSFMQRDVDGQKQQLSSDQIALYRYRADQIRQTSDALRQGRVVLRQGRWHGNNTITTCEGETLKPDLESWAINHIERRQSHSSVEVSVAWLEAPEGSQLLLVANEDFCHWQPTAKTF; encoded by the coding sequence GTGAACAGTTTTAACGAAGGGGCGGTTTCGCCCCTTTTGTCCATCTGGCGTCATACGCTTTGGCTTTCAGGTGTTCTGTTGCTGTCAGCCTGCAGTCGTCATTCCGAACTTCCTCCGTTTACGGCCAGCGGTTATGTTGGCGATCAGGGGGCGGTGCGCGTCTGGCGTAAAGATTCTGGTGACGATGTTCACCTGCTCTCCGTATTCAGTCCGTGGCGTCATGGCACGACCACTACCAGTGAGTACCGCTGGCAGGGTGATTCACTTTCTCTGATAGAACTCAATGTTTACAGCCAGCCGCCGGAGCATATTCGCATACGCTTCGATGACCGGGGCGAACTGAGTTTTATGCAGCGCGACGTTGACGGGCAAAAGCAGCAGCTTTCCAGCGATCAAATTGCGCTTTACCGTTATCGTGCCGACCAAATCCGCCAGACCAGCGATGCGCTGCGTCAGGGGCGTGTTGTGTTGCGTCAGGGACGCTGGCATGGGAATAACACGATCACAACCTGCGAAGGCGAGACACTGAAGCCTGACCTGGAATCGTGGGCGATAAACCATATTGAGCGCCGCCAGAGCCATTCGTCAGTTGAGGTGAGCGTGGCATGGCTGGAAGCGCCCGAAGGATCTCAGCTATTGTTGGTCGCCAATGAGGATTTCTGTCACTGGCAGCCTACCGCGAAGACGTTCTGA
- the zraS gene encoding two-component system sensor histidine kinase ZraS, with product MHLYKDTAAKWLSRLLLAAVLILVGWFSIMTLRDYGRESDAARQTLLEKGSVLIRALESGTRVGMGMRMHHAQQQTLLEEMAVQPGVLWFAVVDAHGVIITHSNAGMVGKTLYSPDVLRQLHPGEQERWRRMDTPTNDGEKTPTLEIYRQFQPMFGPGRHGMARCNNNDEHMNTPAQTIFIAFDASDLAATQAREWRNTLIVLLALAAVLLATVLTFFWYQRYQRSYRELQEAMKRKEKLMALGQLAAGVAHEIRNPLSSIKGLAKYFAERTPAGGEAHELAQVMAKEADRLNRVVSELLELVKPAHLTLQKVDLNEVITHSLHLVSQDAQNREIQLRFTANTALPGIQADPDRLTQVLLNLYLNAIHAIGRQGTITVEASESSADRVKIVVTDSGKGIAPEQLEAIFTPYFTTKADGTGLGLAVVQNIIEQHGGTIQVTSVEGKGTVFTLWLSAKVKQRDWQG from the coding sequence ATGCATCTGTATAAGGATACGGCGGCAAAGTGGCTCAGCAGACTATTGTTAGCGGCTGTCCTGATTTTGGTTGGCTGGTTTTCTATCATGACCCTTCGGGATTATGGTCGGGAAAGTGACGCCGCCCGGCAAACGTTGCTGGAAAAAGGCAGTGTGCTGATCCGTGCTCTGGAGTCCGGTACGCGGGTAGGCATGGGAATGCGGATGCATCATGCCCAGCAGCAAACACTGTTGGAGGAGATGGCTGTACAGCCGGGTGTTCTTTGGTTTGCCGTTGTGGACGCGCATGGCGTCATTATCACCCACAGCAATGCCGGGATGGTCGGCAAAACGCTCTATTCACCGGATGTGTTGCGACAGTTGCATCCTGGAGAGCAGGAGCGTTGGCGGCGTATGGATACCCCGACAAACGATGGCGAAAAAACGCCGACGCTGGAAATTTATCGCCAGTTTCAGCCAATGTTTGGTCCGGGAAGGCATGGGATGGCGCGTTGTAATAATAACGACGAGCACATGAACACGCCTGCGCAAACCATTTTTATTGCCTTTGATGCCAGCGATCTTGCAGCGACCCAGGCAAGAGAGTGGCGCAATACTCTGATTGTTCTTTTAGCGCTGGCGGCTGTGCTGCTGGCAACCGTGCTCACCTTCTTCTGGTATCAGCGCTATCAGCGTTCATACAGGGAGTTGCAGGAGGCCATGAAGCGCAAAGAAAAGCTGATGGCTCTTGGGCAACTGGCGGCAGGGGTGGCGCATGAAATCCGCAATCCGCTTTCTTCCATTAAAGGGTTAGCAAAGTATTTTGCCGAGCGCACACCGGCGGGCGGAGAAGCCCATGAGCTGGCTCAGGTGATGGCTAAAGAGGCCGATCGCTTAAATCGGGTCGTGAGTGAACTGTTGGAGCTGGTGAAGCCTGCGCATCTGACGTTACAAAAGGTGGATCTCAATGAGGTCATCACCCACTCGCTGCATCTGGTCAGTCAGGATGCTCAGAACCGGGAAATCCAGCTGCGGTTTACGGCAAATACGGCATTACCGGGGATTCAGGCCGATCCAGACCGCCTCACGCAGGTTCTGTTGAATCTCTATCTGAATGCTATCCATGCGATTGGTCGTCAGGGCACGATCACGGTTGAAGCGAGTGAAAGCAGTGCCGATCGGGTTAAAATTGTGGTGACAGATAGCGGAAAGGGGATTGCGCCTGAACAGCTGGAGGCGATTTTTACGCCTTATTTTACGACGAAAGCGGATGGTACGGGTCTGGGGCTGGCGGTAGTGCAAAACATTATCGAGCAGCACGGCGGAACCATTCAGGTGACAAGTGTTGAGGGTAAAGGCACTGTCTTTACGCTTTGGCTATCGGCCAAAGTGAAACAACGGGATTGGCAAGGATGA